One genomic segment of Desulforamulus reducens MI-1 includes these proteins:
- a CDS encoding sigma-54 interaction domain-containing protein, whose translation MNDRKRIEREFRENPVLAGVLIDNPYEGFIVVNKDGFVTFISNLYLDTINLTREDTIGKHITEVHENTKLTQVLETGKPISYDYWETKGMTLIVVRFPILNNAGDLIGAVGKAVFVDIPSGKTLANKLKQLEKEVEFYRQELYKFYNAKYTFNDMIGESDAIKKVKKIAQKIALSESTVLITGESGTGKELFAQAIHNASYRSRFPFVRINCAAVPENLLEAELFGYAEGAFTGAKKGGKPGKFELAQGGTIFLDEIGELPLSMQSKLLNVLQEREIERVGGIRTVSVDFRVIAATNRNLEDMVKEGTFRDDLYYRLNVISLKIPSLRERQDDIPLLVNYFTDKLNNKLKCSVERFTEEAMLVLSKHYWPGNIRELQNTLERVFILSDDNIISVNHLPFSIKMRKGNIIQSKRLTLDEMIDQTEKRIILDTLSNVKDDRIAAAELLGIHLSSLYRKMKKHGIKKSFTS comes from the coding sequence TTGAATGATCGAAAAAGAATTGAGCGGGAATTTAGAGAAAATCCAGTACTAGCCGGCGTTCTTATAGATAATCCTTATGAAGGGTTTATTGTTGTTAATAAAGATGGTTTTGTAACATTTATTAGCAATCTTTACCTTGATACTATAAATTTAACAAGAGAGGATACTATAGGTAAACATATTACAGAGGTTCATGAAAATACAAAACTAACCCAAGTTCTAGAGACAGGAAAACCAATTTCATATGATTATTGGGAAACTAAAGGAATGACACTTATTGTTGTACGTTTTCCAATACTTAACAATGCAGGCGATTTAATTGGAGCAGTTGGAAAGGCAGTTTTTGTTGATATACCCTCAGGAAAAACGTTGGCCAATAAACTAAAACAATTGGAAAAAGAAGTAGAATTTTACAGGCAAGAGTTATACAAATTTTACAATGCAAAATACACTTTTAATGATATGATCGGAGAAAGCGATGCAATTAAAAAAGTAAAAAAAATAGCTCAAAAAATTGCATTATCTGAATCAACGGTATTAATTACAGGGGAAAGTGGGACAGGTAAGGAGTTGTTTGCCCAAGCTATTCATAATGCCAGTTACAGGTCTCGGTTTCCCTTTGTACGAATAAATTGTGCGGCTGTACCGGAGAACCTTCTTGAGGCAGAGTTATTTGGATATGCTGAAGGGGCCTTTACTGGAGCTAAAAAGGGTGGAAAGCCGGGCAAATTTGAATTGGCCCAGGGGGGTACAATTTTCCTCGATGAAATTGGTGAATTACCCTTAAGTATGCAATCCAAACTTCTAAATGTTTTGCAGGAACGGGAAATAGAAAGGGTAGGAGGAATCCGAACGGTTAGTGTTGATTTTAGAGTTATTGCAGCAACCAACCGTAATCTTGAAGACATGGTAAAAGAGGGTACTTTTCGTGATGATCTTTATTATAGATTAAATGTAATTTCTTTAAAAATACCTTCGCTGCGTGAACGGCAGGATGATATACCTCTTTTGGTGAATTATTTTACCGATAAACTTAATAATAAACTAAAGTGTAGTGTAGAGAGATTTACTGAAGAAGCAATGTTAGTTCTTTCAAAACACTACTGGCCTGGGAACATTAGAGAACTACAAAATACTTTGGAGAGAGTTTTTATATTGTCAGATGATAATATAATATCTGTGAACCATTTACCTTTTTCTATAAAAATGAGAAAAGGCAATATTATACAATCTAAAAGACTTACTTTAGATGAGATGATAGATCAAACTGAAAAAAGAATAATTTTAGATACATTAAGTAATGTAAAAGATGACCGTATTGCTGCTGCTGAACTTTTAGGGATACACCTTTCCTCACTCTATAGAAAAATGAAGAAGCATGGTATTAAAAAAAGTTTCACCTCTTAG
- a CDS encoding HAD family hydrolase: MIFASDLDRTLIYSGKFLTEFQGKVKAVETGKYYSYMTERAAELLKQVAARITFVPCTTRTIEQYRRIQFFQGEIVPQFAIVSNGANILLEGTEDSTYRNHITRILANECLAGDEILKEINKLLSAKWAQPMRQADGVFHYCIIDRDKAPLEELIAFSQWASTQKWNVSIQGRKLYLVPLVINKWSALERVASIIGDTRVFAAGDSLLDLPLMQGAHYAVSPAHGELYEQFSELGKWTFTETSGIRAGEQILEMVLEKM, translated from the coding sequence ATGATCTTTGCAAGTGATTTGGACCGTACTCTGATCTACTCCGGGAAGTTCCTTACTGAATTCCAGGGTAAGGTAAAAGCCGTGGAAACAGGCAAATATTACTCCTACATGACTGAACGGGCGGCGGAGTTGCTAAAGCAGGTGGCAGCTAGGATCACCTTTGTACCCTGTACTACCAGAACCATAGAGCAGTATCGACGGATTCAATTTTTTCAAGGGGAGATAGTACCTCAATTTGCCATTGTAAGTAATGGTGCCAATATCCTGTTAGAAGGTACGGAAGATAGTACCTACAGAAATCATATTACACGAATCCTTGCAAATGAGTGTCTGGCAGGGGATGAAATTCTAAAAGAGATAAATAAGCTGTTAAGTGCGAAGTGGGCACAACCAATGAGGCAGGCTGATGGGGTATTCCATTATTGTATAATTGACAGGGATAAGGCCCCGCTGGAAGAATTGATTGCTTTCAGTCAATGGGCCAGCACACAGAAATGGAACGTCTCCATTCAGGGAAGAAAGCTTTATTTAGTACCTCTGGTTATCAATAAGTGGTCAGCCTTAGAAAGAGTAGCCAGCATCATAGGAGACACCAGAGTTTTTGCGGCCGGGGACTCTTTATTGGATCTGCCGCTGATGCAAGGGGCCCATTATGCCGTCTCACCAGCCCATGGTGAACTGTACGAGCAGTTCAGTGAGTTGGGCAAGTGGACATTTACAGAGACCTCTGGGATTAGAGCCGGCGAGCAAATCCTGGAGATGGTGTTAGAGAAAATGTAA
- a CDS encoding phosphoribosyltransferase family protein, whose translation MTIQALSTKEKNYKILDNLMVGIRMEENPYSLTIDSIFSMAARNNPKRSFLFVSKLIGKHIPVLPNVPLITGFLLASRLAELWGLSVGKETIRHAVASLSAGVNNEFHPPSYSFPGKALFIGFAETATALGHAVFSSCTGNINFLHTTRENLEGNHDTIYFTEDHCHAPDQRCLICQGSIMKDNDLLVLVDDEITTGNTCLNIIETLQQKYPQKRYVILTILDWRSDEAMAKYRQVEGVLGVKIDVLSLLKGRFWYQGEAPVIPQSPIAPEEGMPCVRSLYKEMGFQVATVLPDGSKVSYLGYTGRFGVGVKETKQALLRAKEIGYELLQVRKGKKTLCLGTGEFMYIPCLIAKYMGEGIMVQSTTRSPVHPYLGTDYAVKYAINFEDPHNPDVKNYIYNIPPNYYDEVFVFWERKVVPEQVKPFVQALHKLGIENIVFVYFTDGAGGVSNRTNC comes from the coding sequence ATGACTATACAAGCATTATCTACGAAGGAGAAAAACTACAAAATATTGGATAACCTGATGGTAGGGATAAGGATGGAAGAAAATCCTTATTCCTTAACCATCGATAGCATATTCTCAATGGCAGCCAGGAACAACCCCAAGAGAAGTTTTTTATTTGTTAGTAAGTTAATCGGCAAACATATTCCGGTTCTACCCAATGTACCCCTGATAACAGGCTTTCTCTTAGCATCCCGGTTGGCTGAATTATGGGGACTTTCTGTAGGCAAGGAAACCATTAGGCATGCGGTAGCTAGTTTATCCGCTGGGGTTAATAATGAATTTCATCCACCATCCTATTCATTCCCAGGGAAGGCGTTATTTATTGGTTTTGCAGAAACAGCAACAGCCCTGGGCCACGCAGTCTTTAGTTCCTGTACAGGAAATATCAATTTCCTACATACAACGAGAGAAAACCTAGAAGGTAACCACGATACTATCTATTTTACAGAAGACCACTGCCATGCTCCGGACCAGCGGTGTCTTATCTGTCAAGGGTCCATAATGAAAGATAATGATTTGCTGGTATTGGTTGACGATGAAATCACCACAGGTAATACCTGTTTGAATATCATAGAGACCTTACAACAGAAATATCCGCAAAAGAGATATGTCATACTAACCATCTTGGATTGGCGTTCGGATGAGGCGATGGCAAAATATCGCCAGGTTGAGGGTGTATTAGGGGTTAAAATAGACGTCCTTTCTCTGTTAAAAGGACGGTTCTGGTACCAGGGGGAGGCTCCGGTTATTCCGCAATCACCCATTGCCCCGGAGGAAGGAATGCCTTGTGTAAGAAGCTTGTACAAGGAAATGGGTTTTCAAGTAGCTACTGTCTTGCCAGATGGCTCAAAGGTTTCCTATCTTGGTTATACTGGGCGCTTTGGCGTGGGTGTCAAGGAAACTAAACAGGCCCTGCTTAGAGCAAAGGAAATTGGCTATGAGCTTTTACAAGTTAGGAAAGGCAAGAAAACCCTTTGCCTGGGAACCGGAGAGTTTATGTATATCCCCTGTCTCATTGCCAAATACATGGGGGAAGGAATTATGGTACAGTCCACCACCCGAAGTCCGGTGCATCCTTACCTGGGCACGGACTATGCGGTAAAATATGCCATAAACTTTGAAGATCCCCATAACCCCGATGTTAAAAATTATATATACAATATTCCTCCTAATTATTATGATGAGGTATTTGTTTTTTGGGAGCGAAAAGTTGTGCCGGAACAAGTGAAGCCCTTTGTCCAAGCACTTCATAAACTAGGAATTGAAAACATTGTATTTGTTTACTTCACTGATGGTGCGGGAGGTGTTTCTAATCGAACAAATTGCTGA
- a CDS encoding 3-hydroxyacyl-CoA dehydrogenase/enoyl-CoA hydratase family protein yields MNRSINKAAVLGAGVMGATIAAHLANVGIPTYLLDIVPNKLTPEEEKKGLTLDSPQVRNRFSINGLNDLQKSRPAAFYVSENAALITPGNFEDNINVLAECDWIIEVVVERLDIKQSLFKKVEAYRKPGSIVASNTSGISINKICEGLSQEFKEHFLGTHFFNPPRYMKLLEIIPCNETLPEVISFMQDFSERVLGKGVVICKDTPNFIANRIGVHGMCTVIKTMLEFSLTTEEVDVLTGQAICRPKSASFRTLDMVGLDVMVHVAKNVYDVAVEPNEKAIFETPEFIKKMLEMGLLGDKTKQGFYKKVKTDKGRETLVFDYNSMVYRPKQKARFASLEAAKQAGKPLNQMKALLFGKDKGAQFAWRVQRDSLVYAANLLGEISDDIPSIDNAMKWGFNWDFGPFEIWDALGVQEVAERIKAEGGTVPKVVEDLLASGRTSFYSKKDGYRYIYAQNTEEDVQERIPNGVIYLNPLKEQKKVIKSNKGASLIDIGDGVVCLEFHSKANAIGDDIISMINTAVTEVEKNYDGLVIGNYGKNFSVGANLFFILMEAENEEYEELGLMVHSFQQANMRLKYCNKPVVAAPHGMVLGGGCEVILHSHRVNTAAEAYIGLVEVGVGLIPGAGGCKEMAFRAAELATPKSQITTGGTNGIQPMINRAFENIAMAKVSTSGPEAIKLGYLRSNDCFSPDRDRIIGDAKRMVLEMAATGFRPGQPKKMQALGDAGYAAIELGIYSMLWGKMISEHDAKIAKEIAYVLTGGPVTPGTIVSEQDLLDLERQAFLSLLGEPKTLERMRHMLKFNKPLRN; encoded by the coding sequence ATGAATCGCAGCATTAACAAGGCCGCAGTACTTGGTGCTGGTGTAATGGGTGCAACCATTGCTGCACATTTGGCCAATGTGGGTATCCCCACTTATTTACTAGACATTGTACCAAACAAGCTTACTCCAGAGGAGGAAAAAAAGGGGTTAACTCTGGATAGCCCCCAAGTAAGAAATCGTTTTTCTATAAATGGCTTAAATGATCTGCAAAAGTCAAGACCAGCAGCCTTTTATGTATCGGAAAATGCAGCACTTATCACACCAGGTAACTTTGAAGACAACATAAATGTACTTGCTGAGTGTGACTGGATTATTGAAGTAGTTGTTGAAAGGCTTGATATTAAGCAAAGTTTGTTCAAAAAGGTTGAAGCCTACCGTAAGCCTGGGTCAATAGTAGCCTCTAATACATCAGGTATATCCATAAATAAAATTTGCGAGGGATTATCACAGGAATTCAAAGAACATTTCCTAGGGACACACTTCTTTAATCCACCCCGGTATATGAAACTGCTGGAGATCATACCTTGCAATGAAACTTTACCGGAAGTAATAAGCTTTATGCAAGATTTTAGTGAACGTGTATTGGGTAAAGGTGTTGTAATCTGTAAAGATACCCCCAATTTTATTGCCAACCGTATTGGTGTTCATGGCATGTGTACAGTTATCAAGACAATGTTGGAATTTAGCCTTACCACTGAAGAGGTAGATGTCTTGACGGGACAAGCCATTTGCCGTCCAAAGAGTGCATCCTTCCGTACCTTAGATATGGTTGGGTTGGATGTAATGGTACATGTGGCTAAAAATGTATATGATGTTGCGGTTGAGCCGAATGAAAAGGCTATCTTTGAAACACCAGAGTTTATTAAAAAAATGCTGGAAATGGGTTTGCTAGGTGATAAAACTAAGCAAGGTTTCTATAAAAAAGTCAAGACAGACAAAGGCCGTGAAACATTAGTATTTGATTACAATTCCATGGTATATAGACCTAAGCAAAAAGCCAGGTTTGCGTCACTGGAAGCCGCCAAACAAGCAGGTAAACCGCTTAATCAAATGAAGGCATTATTGTTTGGTAAAGACAAAGGTGCACAATTTGCTTGGCGTGTTCAAAGAGATTCTCTCGTATATGCAGCCAACCTGTTAGGTGAAATTTCTGATGATATCCCGTCCATTGACAATGCCATGAAGTGGGGCTTCAATTGGGATTTTGGACCATTTGAAATATGGGATGCCCTTGGTGTTCAGGAAGTGGCCGAACGCATTAAAGCCGAAGGGGGCACTGTTCCTAAAGTGGTTGAGGATCTACTGGCATCCGGTAGAACCAGTTTCTATAGCAAAAAAGACGGTTATAGATATATCTATGCTCAAAACACCGAAGAGGATGTGCAAGAACGGATTCCCAATGGGGTTATTTATCTTAACCCTCTCAAGGAACAGAAAAAGGTAATTAAATCAAATAAAGGCGCCAGCTTGATTGATATTGGTGATGGCGTGGTTTGCCTGGAATTCCATAGCAAAGCCAATGCTATTGGTGATGATATTATAAGCATGATCAATACCGCCGTTACTGAAGTGGAAAAAAACTATGATGGCCTAGTCATTGGTAACTATGGCAAGAATTTCTCCGTTGGTGCAAATCTGTTCTTTATACTGATGGAAGCTGAAAACGAAGAATACGAGGAGCTAGGCCTGATGGTACATTCGTTCCAGCAAGCTAATATGCGACTTAAGTATTGCAATAAGCCTGTGGTAGCTGCTCCGCACGGTATGGTTTTGGGTGGTGGCTGTGAGGTTATCCTTCATTCGCACAGGGTTAACACTGCTGCAGAAGCCTATATTGGCCTCGTAGAAGTGGGTGTTGGCTTAATTCCTGGGGCTGGTGGCTGTAAAGAAATGGCTTTCCGGGCTGCTGAACTGGCAACACCAAAGAGCCAGATTACTACCGGCGGTACAAATGGTATCCAACCCATGATCAATCGGGCCTTCGAAAATATTGCCATGGCAAAAGTATCCACCAGCGGTCCTGAGGCGATAAAATTAGGCTATTTACGTTCTAATGATTGCTTTAGCCCGGACCGTGATCGTATCATTGGCGATGCTAAACGCATGGTTCTTGAGATGGCAGCAACTGGATTTAGACCGGGGCAACCCAAGAAGATGCAAGCTCTTGGGGATGCTGGTTATGCGGCAATTGAGTTAGGTATCTACTCTATGCTCTGGGGTAAAATGATTTCTGAGCATGATGCTAAGATTGCCAAAGAGATTGCATATGTGCTAACGGGTGGCCCTGTAACACCGGGAACCATTGTATCCGAACAGGATCTGTTAGATC
- a CDS encoding cysteine protease StiP family protein — translation MYLFTSLMVREVFLIEQIADFDRYGTLNAYPKVPDPRPLGSYSSQDVIFLLKDIGPYIQEQGNEAREKAIQSGKHYSEMLPIEYEPTQEYIDLFHKSLKETGYRLALATAIVAETILKKRGKNLVLVSLARAGTPIGVLIKRYIQQFHGVKAPHYSISIIRDKGIDKNALIYILQQHPGCEVQFLDGWTGKGAITMELIKSVSEFEKEFKMPPDTISKDMAVLADPGYCANIFGTRDDFLIPSACLNSTVSGLMSRTVCREDLLGPLDYHGVKFYRQLQIKDLSNYFVDVVSDYFAKAQTKAKTILQHNPQFGIDESPAWLGQKDTTRVQLEYGIKSINYVKPGVGETTRVLLRRIPWKILVRDMNSPDIKHVLLLAKDRGVTVEEHPNLSYSCYGLIKNLEDRK, via the coding sequence TTGTATTTGTTTACTTCACTGATGGTGCGGGAGGTGTTTCTAATCGAACAAATTGCTGATTTTGACAGATACGGCACACTGAATGCTTACCCCAAAGTACCTGACCCGAGACCCCTTGGAAGTTACTCCTCCCAAGATGTTATTTTTCTCTTAAAAGATATCGGCCCTTATATTCAGGAACAAGGCAACGAGGCAAGAGAAAAGGCAATTCAAAGTGGCAAGCACTATTCAGAAATGCTTCCCATTGAATATGAGCCCACCCAAGAATATATTGATTTGTTCCATAAGTCCCTCAAAGAAACCGGTTACAGACTGGCCCTGGCCACCGCCATTGTTGCGGAAACTATTTTAAAAAAGAGGGGCAAGAATCTGGTTTTGGTGTCCTTGGCCAGAGCCGGTACCCCCATAGGTGTCCTTATAAAAAGATACATACAGCAATTCCACGGTGTCAAAGCACCCCATTACAGCATTTCCATTATCAGGGACAAAGGAATTGACAAGAACGCCCTGATCTATATCCTGCAGCAACACCCTGGTTGTGAGGTTCAGTTTCTGGACGGGTGGACTGGCAAAGGTGCCATTACAATGGAACTAATCAAATCAGTCAGTGAATTTGAAAAGGAATTCAAGATGCCCCCGGATACAATCAGTAAGGATATGGCTGTGCTGGCGGACCCGGGCTATTGCGCAAATATTTTTGGCACAAGGGATGATTTTTTGATTCCCAGTGCCTGCCTAAACTCCACCGTATCTGGCTTAATGTCCAGAACGGTTTGTAGAGAGGACCTACTGGGACCTTTGGATTATCATGGTGTAAAATTTTACCGTCAGCTTCAGATAAAAGACCTTTCCAATTATTTTGTTGATGTAGTATCTGATTATTTTGCGAAGGCCCAGACAAAGGCCAAAACTATACTCCAACACAATCCCCAATTTGGCATAGATGAATCGCCGGCCTGGCTTGGCCAAAAAGATACCACTAGGGTCCAGTTGGAGTATGGCATCAAAAGCATCAACTATGTAAAACCAGGAGTGGGGGAAACAACCAGAGTATTACTGCGAAGGATTCCCTGGAAAATCCTTGTTAGAGACATGAACAGTCCGGATATAAAGCATGTGTTACTCCTGGCAAAGGACCGTGGAGTGACGGTGGAGGAACACCCTAATCTTAGCTATTCCTGTTATGGACTGATCAAGAATCTGGAGGATAGAAAATGA
- a CDS encoding TIGR00266 family protein yields MKHKILYPGAFPLVQLNLEQGESVKAESDAMVAMSSTIDVEGKMDGGLLGGLARMVAGESFFFQTLTARRGAGEVLLAPAVPGDIIDVELDGSYSLMVQKDGFLAGSAGIQVSTKMQNLSQGLFSGEGFFVVKVSGQGIVFINTYGGIHVINLEPGQEFVVDNSHLVAWPEYMNFSIEKASSGWISTFTSGEVAVCKFRGPGPVIIQTRNPRGFGNWIRQFIPPSRN; encoded by the coding sequence GTGAAACACAAAATTTTGTATCCAGGAGCATTTCCTTTGGTTCAGCTTAATCTGGAGCAAGGGGAATCGGTAAAGGCTGAGTCAGACGCTATGGTTGCCATGTCTTCCACCATCGACGTGGAAGGAAAGATGGATGGTGGGCTGTTGGGAGGACTTGCCCGTATGGTAGCGGGAGAGAGTTTTTTCTTTCAGACCCTAACTGCCCGTAGGGGGGCCGGAGAAGTTCTCTTGGCTCCAGCGGTGCCCGGAGACATTATTGACGTAGAACTCGATGGCTCCTATAGCCTGATGGTACAAAAGGATGGTTTTCTTGCTGGTTCTGCGGGAATTCAGGTGTCCACTAAAATGCAAAACCTTTCACAGGGGTTATTCTCAGGGGAAGGTTTTTTCGTCGTTAAGGTTAGCGGACAGGGAATTGTATTTATTAATACCTATGGAGGAATTCATGTAATCAACCTTGAACCAGGCCAGGAATTTGTTGTGGATAACAGCCATTTAGTGGCCTGGCCTGAGTATATGAATTTTTCAATCGAAAAGGCATCCAGCGGTTGGATTTCGACCTTTACCTCGGGGGAAGTAGCTGTCTGCAAGTTCAGAGGACCAGGACCGGTCATTATCCAAACTAGAAACCCACGGGGTTTTGGAAATTGGATACGTCAATTCATACCTCCTTCCAGAAACTAA
- a CDS encoding HpcH/HpaI aldolase/citrate lyase family protein, with protein MIHFAYFKEEQRKKMFFIPPVELREDHDKDTLAHALGATLYMPGTANRAIDKVINNEIPGLTSTVLCLEDAVDDREVEDAEENLALQLGTLLAMAEKGSSLPFIFVRVRNVEQFKRLTQVLGESIHVLTGFVFPKFDMMAGQEYFAHLTTINKTTKKTIYGMPILEGPSVIHLESRVREMLKIKELLDQYKELVLNVRMGATDLSGLYGLRRSPELTIYDVSVIRDFIADMVNIFGRPQDGYVISGPVWEYFNNTARMLKPQLRKTPFQEQYGRAGESFRLELLGRYIDGLMREVMLDKANGLVGKTIIHPSHILPVQAMYVVTHEEYCDAKDILANGGNGGVTKSVYGNKMNEAKPHINWAKKIMILAKIYGVLNERYDYTSIIYEGEKLQNIG; from the coding sequence ATGATTCACTTTGCTTATTTCAAAGAGGAACAAAGGAAAAAGATGTTCTTTATTCCTCCGGTCGAATTACGAGAGGATCATGATAAGGACACTTTGGCCCATGCCTTAGGGGCTACCCTGTATATGCCGGGTACTGCCAACAGGGCCATTGATAAAGTGATTAACAATGAAATCCCCGGTCTTACCTCTACGGTTCTTTGTCTTGAGGATGCGGTAGACGATCGGGAAGTTGAAGATGCTGAGGAAAACCTTGCTTTGCAGCTGGGGACTCTGCTTGCAATGGCAGAAAAGGGGAGTTCGCTCCCCTTTATCTTTGTTAGGGTTCGCAATGTGGAGCAATTTAAAAGGCTGACCCAAGTCCTTGGGGAAAGCATCCATGTGTTAACCGGTTTTGTATTTCCAAAATTTGACATGATGGCCGGTCAGGAATATTTTGCACATCTTACTACAATTAATAAAACTACGAAGAAAACTATATATGGCATGCCCATATTAGAGGGGCCATCCGTGATTCATCTGGAATCAAGGGTAAGAGAGATGCTAAAAATTAAGGAACTGCTTGATCAATACAAGGAGTTAGTATTAAATGTACGCATGGGAGCAACGGATCTTTCTGGTTTGTATGGTCTTCGCAGGAGCCCGGAACTTACCATCTACGATGTCTCTGTAATTCGAGACTTTATTGCAGATATGGTCAACATATTTGGTAGACCTCAGGATGGTTACGTGATCTCGGGTCCGGTATGGGAATATTTCAATAACACGGCAAGGATGTTAAAGCCCCAGTTAAGAAAAACCCCTTTTCAAGAACAGTATGGCAGAGCAGGAGAAAGCTTCCGCTTAGAGCTTCTTGGCAGATACATTGATGGATTAATGCGTGAAGTTATGCTTGATAAAGCAAACGGCTTAGTGGGGAAAACCATCATTCACCCATCCCACATTTTGCCCGTTCAGGCTATGTATGTGGTAACACACGAAGAATATTGTGATGCCAAAGATATCTTGGCCAATGGTGGAAACGGTGGGGTAACCAAGAGTGTGTACGGTAATAAGATGAATGAAGCCAAACCTCATATTAACTGGGCAAAGAAAATCATGATTTTAGCAAAGATATACGGGGTGTTAAATGAGAGGTATGACTATACAAGCATTATCTACGAAGGAGAAAAACTACAAAATATTGGATAA